In Flavobacterium cerinum, one genomic interval encodes:
- a CDS encoding ATP-binding protein — protein sequence MNSLSLLIILLLYLSILFFVAHWAEKKANSKWTNNPYVYTFSLAVYCSAWTYYGSIGVAAHSGLSYLTVYLGPVIVIPAWMVILRKIIRISRVNKISSLADFISLRYGNSRFLGALVTVISVIGIIPYIALQLKAIAETFTIVTQTSLSSNVFNDTTTYVAIALALFASYYGTRYVDASEKRKGIVTAVAMESVLKLFFFILVGVYVTYFVFDGFDDIYSKASLINGFREKNTIGGVPQALNWFFLCLLSLFAMFLLPRQFQMAVVENNRESHIKTAIWLFPLYLLLFNVFVYPIAWGGNILFPDNTGNADTYSLLIPQYFDNTTITVLVFLGGFSASISMIVVASIGLSIMLSNNLLIPYGFLGTLQSEAQDVNSKRIVNIRKVCIFLLIIVAYLIYRFYVLDYNLFSIGLVSFVIMAQLAPAFFGALLWRRGSRLGAISGMIVGFLICIYTLLIPYAMGISNSTDSFIAEGPFAITLLKPFQLFGLDYLTPIPHALFWSLLFNTMIYLSVSVSFKGNYRERNYAEMFIDIYKYSTLHENAFVWKGTAYTRDIEKVLKRFLGEERTKRALTIFNLKYNVDKNQEQADARLVKFAENLLTGHIGTASARILISSVVKEEKVSLQEVLHILEESRENIIINKKLTETSNELKQITAQLQDANDQLVLKDAQKDEFLDTVTHELRTPITAIKASSEILYEDDDIPEDLRKQFLKNIISESDRLNRLINKILDLEKFETGKQQIQLVKNSLDHTIVTALEPLQQLIRNKNIAVHFLTETTAEAWYDEERIIQVVTNLVSNAVKFCPEKNGQIAITITDTGNEIQTSVKDNGKGIAPEDLDAIFDKFYQSTNQNIKKPVGSGLGLAICKQIIEHHKGKIWAENNDNGAVFYFTLPKHNTTENE from the coding sequence ATGAATAGTTTAAGTTTACTGATCATATTATTGCTTTATCTGAGCATTTTGTTTTTTGTGGCCCATTGGGCTGAAAAAAAAGCAAACAGCAAGTGGACTAATAATCCGTATGTCTATACTTTTTCACTCGCAGTATACTGTTCGGCGTGGACGTATTACGGAAGTATAGGAGTAGCGGCACATTCAGGGTTAAGTTATCTGACCGTTTACCTCGGTCCGGTAATTGTGATTCCGGCCTGGATGGTGATTCTAAGAAAGATTATTCGGATTTCCAGAGTCAATAAAATTTCCAGTCTGGCCGATTTTATTTCCCTACGCTACGGAAACAGTCGTTTTCTCGGCGCATTGGTTACGGTTATCAGTGTAATCGGAATTATACCGTATATCGCACTGCAACTCAAAGCAATTGCCGAAACATTTACTATCGTAACACAAACATCATTAAGCTCAAATGTTTTTAATGATACAACAACATATGTCGCCATTGCATTGGCCCTTTTTGCTTCCTATTATGGTACCCGTTATGTAGATGCCTCCGAAAAAAGAAAAGGAATTGTAACAGCCGTTGCTATGGAATCGGTTTTAAAATTGTTTTTCTTTATACTTGTTGGTGTCTATGTAACCTATTTTGTATTTGACGGTTTTGATGATATTTATAGCAAAGCCAGTCTGATCAACGGATTCCGTGAAAAAAACACGATAGGTGGTGTTCCGCAAGCTTTAAATTGGTTTTTCTTATGTTTGTTATCGTTGTTTGCGATGTTTTTGCTACCGCGTCAGTTTCAGATGGCTGTAGTCGAAAATAACCGAGAAAGTCATATCAAAACTGCTATCTGGCTATTTCCGCTGTATTTATTATTGTTTAATGTTTTTGTATATCCGATTGCCTGGGGCGGAAATATCCTTTTCCCGGATAATACTGGTAATGCAGATACCTATTCGCTTTTAATTCCGCAATATTTTGACAATACTACTATAACCGTTCTGGTCTTTCTGGGTGGTTTTTCCGCTTCGATATCGATGATTGTAGTGGCTTCCATTGGTCTGTCAATAATGCTGAGTAACAACCTGTTGATTCCGTATGGTTTTCTGGGAACATTACAAAGCGAAGCACAGGATGTAAACAGTAAACGAATTGTGAATATTCGTAAAGTGTGTATCTTTTTATTGATCATTGTAGCTTATCTGATTTATCGTTTTTATGTATTGGATTACAATCTGTTTTCAATCGGACTCGTTTCTTTTGTGATTATGGCGCAATTGGCACCGGCTTTTTTCGGTGCGCTGTTGTGGCGTCGCGGATCTCGATTGGGAGCAATCTCAGGAATGATTGTCGGCTTTCTGATTTGTATTTACACATTATTGATTCCGTATGCTATGGGAATCAGTAACAGTACGGATAGTTTTATAGCAGAAGGACCTTTCGCAATTACGCTTTTAAAGCCGTTTCAGCTTTTCGGACTGGATTATCTGACACCGATTCCGCATGCGCTTTTCTGGAGTTTGTTATTTAATACCATGATTTATTTGTCGGTTTCCGTAAGCTTTAAAGGAAATTACCGCGAACGGAATTATGCCGAAATGTTTATTGATATCTATAAATACAGTACGCTACACGAAAATGCTTTTGTATGGAAAGGAACTGCGTATACGCGTGATATTGAAAAAGTATTAAAGCGTTTTTTAGGAGAAGAACGAACTAAAAGAGCGCTTACTATTTTTAATTTGAAGTATAATGTTGATAAAAATCAGGAACAGGCGGATGCCCGACTAGTGAAATTTGCTGAAAATCTACTTACAGGACATATCGGGACAGCTTCGGCCAGAATCCTAATTTCCAGTGTGGTAAAAGAGGAAAAAGTATCCCTTCAGGAAGTACTGCATATTCTGGAAGAATCCAGAGAAAATATTATCATTAATAAAAAGCTGACGGAAACCTCAAATGAACTCAAACAGATTACGGCGCAATTACAAGATGCTAATGATCAATTGGTTTTAAAAGATGCTCAGAAAGATGAATTTCTCGATACGGTTACACATGAATTACGCACACCGATTACCGCAATCAAAGCATCCAGCGAGATTTTATATGAAGATGATGATATTCCGGAGGATTTACGCAAACAATTTTTAAAGAATATTATATCCGAATCGGATCGTTTAAATAGGTTGATCAATAAGATTTTAGACCTGGAAAAATTTGAAACCGGAAAACAGCAGATCCAACTGGTAAAAAATAGTCTTGATCATACAATAGTAACAGCATTGGAACCGTTACAACAACTGATACGAAATAAAAATATTGCCGTTCATTTTTTAACTGAAACAACAGCTGAAGCCTGGTATGACGAAGAACGGATTATTCAGGTGGTAACGAATCTGGTTTCGAATGCAGTTAAATTTTGTCCGGAAAAAAACGGTCAGATTGCGATAACGATAACCGATACCGGAAATGAAATCCAAACTAGTGTAAAAGATAACGGAAAAGGTATCGCACCTGAAGATCTGGATGCGATTTTTGATAAATTTTATCAGTCAACCAACCAAAATATTAAAAAACCGGTGGGTAGCGGATTGGGATTAGCGATCTGTAAACAGATTATCGAACATCATAAAGGGAAAATATGGGCGGAAAATAATGATAACGGAGCCGTTTTCTATTTTACATTGCCCAAACATAATACTACAGAAAATGAATAA
- a CDS encoding DUF6814 family protein: MDKIKRILGIVWLLLALAAAYFCIFIFGLPKFTTGKQDDLVFGIIILFILTPLIVLGLGTFGYYALIGEYDTEK, encoded by the coding sequence ATGGACAAAATAAAAAGAATTCTCGGAATTGTTTGGCTATTATTAGCATTGGCTGCTGCCTATTTTTGTATCTTTATATTCGGCTTGCCAAAGTTTACAACGGGAAAACAGGACGATCTCGTTTTTGGAATCATTATCCTGTTTATACTGACCCCTTTGATTGTTTTGGGTCTCGGAACTTTTGGTTATTATGCCCTGATTGGAGAATACGATACTGAAAAATAA
- a CDS encoding MFS transporter, with protein MSNKGTKGIWSVITASSVGTLIEWYDFYIFGSLAVVISTKFFPADNPTAAFLSTLATFAAGFVVRPFGALFFGRLGDIIGRKYTFMVTLLLMGGATFLIGCIPSYETIGFLAPLLVLVLRLLQGLALGGEYGGAATYVAEHAPVGQRGYWTSWIQTTATAGLFVSLMVILLTKTTLSDAAFDEWGWRVPFWVSILMVLVSYLIRKNMHESPVFAKAKAEGKTSTNPLKESFGNRYNLKFVLLALFGAAMGQGVVWYTGQFYAMNFLKTVMNVDSTQVDTLLGIALLVGTPFFVVFGWLSDKVGRKSIMMTGMLLAIFLYRPIYKTMYETTDVSLKTEIVEKTKVLAITKENTHQTIDSVYTTTKEFTDGTKWEQIKTVHLEDGKPILVEGKAKTDTKTTVHINSSDRWMLIFLVFIQVIFVTMVYGPIAAFLVEMFPVKIRYTSMSLPYHVGNGIFGGLLPAISTYLVTVAKDNGNPTFYLEGLWYPIIIAAISFVIGIFYINGKNQNTNE; from the coding sequence ATGAGTAATAAAGGAACAAAAGGAATCTGGAGCGTAATTACCGCTTCATCTGTAGGAACACTAATCGAATGGTATGACTTCTATATTTTCGGAAGTTTGGCCGTTGTGATTTCCACTAAATTCTTCCCGGCCGATAATCCCACAGCGGCTTTTTTATCAACCCTGGCAACTTTTGCAGCCGGATTTGTAGTTCGCCCGTTCGGAGCCTTGTTTTTCGGACGTTTAGGTGATATCATCGGAAGAAAATATACATTTATGGTAACCTTACTTTTAATGGGAGGAGCTACCTTTTTAATCGGATGTATTCCGAGTTATGAAACGATTGGCTTTTTGGCGCCGCTATTAGTACTTGTTCTTCGATTATTACAAGGATTAGCTTTAGGCGGTGAATATGGCGGTGCGGCCACTTATGTTGCCGAACACGCGCCGGTCGGACAAAGAGGATATTGGACTTCGTGGATACAAACCACCGCAACTGCCGGACTATTTGTATCTTTAATGGTCATCTTGTTGACAAAAACAACTTTATCGGATGCTGCATTCGACGAATGGGGATGGCGAGTACCGTTTTGGGTATCGATATTGATGGTATTGGTTTCGTATCTGATCCGTAAAAACATGCACGAATCACCGGTATTTGCCAAAGCGAAAGCAGAAGGAAAAACCAGTACGAATCCGTTAAAAGAAAGTTTCGGAAACCGATATAATCTGAAGTTTGTGTTACTGGCATTATTTGGTGCGGCAATGGGTCAGGGTGTTGTTTGGTATACCGGACAGTTTTATGCAATGAACTTCCTGAAAACGGTTATGAATGTCGACTCGACTCAGGTTGATACCTTATTGGGAATCGCATTATTAGTCGGAACACCGTTTTTCGTTGTGTTTGGTTGGCTAAGTGATAAAGTAGGACGAAAAAGTATTATGATGACAGGGATGTTGCTGGCTATATTTTTATACCGTCCGATTTATAAGACGATGTATGAAACCACCGATGTCAGTCTGAAAACGGAGATAGTGGAAAAAACAAAAGTGTTGGCTATCACTAAAGAAAATACACATCAAACAATTGATTCGGTTTATACAACAACAAAAGAATTTACAGACGGGACAAAATGGGAGCAAATTAAAACCGTACATCTGGAAGACGGTAAGCCGATTTTAGTAGAAGGCAAAGCGAAAACCGATACGAAAACAACGGTGCATATCAATAGTTCCGACCGATGGATGCTGATCTTCCTGGTTTTTATTCAGGTGATCTTTGTGACGATGGTTTACGGTCCGATTGCAGCCTTTTTGGTGGAAATGTTCCCGGTTAAGATTCGCTATACTTCGATGTCATTACCGTACCATGTCGGAAACGGAATTTTCGGAGGACTATTGCCGGCTATTTCAACCTACCTGGTTACAGTGGCTAAAGATAACGGAAACCCGACCTTTTATCTGGAAGGATTATGGTATCCGATTATCATTGCGGCGATCAGCTTTGTGATAGGAATATTTTATATTAACGGAAAAAATCAAAATACTAACGAATAA
- a CDS encoding porin: MKRIFLLAGLLFLSAEGYSQGSTDYGSGLKVNFNEDGSKYMRFIAWNQIWFRSSEMNPGTMIADEPATNNTDIGNRRLRMLAYAQISKRYMIVTHFGINNQTFTSPAGSTKKPGMFFHDAWNEYAVVLPEADKKFSLSIGGGLHYYMGLSRMTMASTLNFLTIDAPIFNWPLIDNADQFARQVGIFAKGKYGKLEYRMSINKPFATNSTPVDVTNADNAVAVDNSGNTRWSKAGYFEYQFLEQESNLLPYKVGSYLGTKKVFNLGAGFYTAPEATRTSVNGIVEKHDMKLFAADAFLDMPLGVKEKKMALTAYSVLYNYDFGPNYLRNIGIMNVGVADPGFTGDRALAGAGNTQPMIGTGTIWYTQAGFLLPCKAEKPTVRIQPFGAYTYKKFEALEKSSSQFDIGANFFLDGHHAKITTQYSTRPVYIAKDNVDGMKGDFLVQLQIYL, from the coding sequence ATGAAACGAATCTTTTTACTGGCCGGATTGCTGTTTTTATCAGCGGAAGGCTATTCCCAGGGTTCGACGGATTATGGTTCGGGATTAAAAGTAAATTTCAACGAAGACGGCTCAAAATACATGCGTTTTATAGCCTGGAATCAAATCTGGTTTCGCTCTTCTGAAATGAATCCCGGAACGATGATAGCCGATGAACCGGCCACCAATAATACGGATATTGGTAACCGTCGTTTACGAATGCTGGCTTATGCCCAAATCTCCAAAAGGTATATGATTGTAACCCATTTTGGAATTAACAATCAAACGTTTACCAGTCCGGCGGGATCGACAAAAAAGCCGGGAATGTTCTTTCACGATGCCTGGAATGAATATGCTGTCGTTTTACCGGAAGCGGATAAAAAATTCAGCCTGTCGATTGGAGGAGGATTGCATTACTACATGGGATTATCCCGAATGACAATGGCATCGACCTTAAACTTTTTAACTATTGATGCTCCTATTTTTAACTGGCCGTTAATTGACAATGCCGATCAGTTTGCAAGACAAGTCGGGATTTTTGCTAAAGGAAAATACGGGAAGTTAGAATATCGTATGAGTATTAATAAACCTTTTGCGACTAATTCAACGCCTGTTGATGTGACCAATGCGGATAATGCTGTAGCAGTAGATAACAGCGGTAATACCCGATGGTCGAAAGCCGGATATTTTGAATATCAATTCTTAGAACAGGAATCAAATTTACTACCGTATAAAGTAGGTTCTTATCTGGGTACTAAAAAAGTCTTTAATCTGGGCGCCGGATTTTATACCGCTCCGGAAGCTACCCGAACGTCGGTTAACGGTATTGTCGAAAAACACGATATGAAGCTATTTGCTGCCGATGCCTTCCTTGATATGCCATTGGGCGTAAAAGAAAAGAAAATGGCACTTACGGCTTATTCCGTACTTTATAATTATGATTTTGGTCCCAACTACCTTCGAAATATAGGAATCATGAATGTCGGTGTCGCTGATCCCGGATTTACAGGCGACAGAGCACTGGCAGGAGCCGGTAATACCCAACCGATGATCGGTACCGGAACAATATGGTATACACAGGCCGGTTTTTTATTGCCTTGTAAAGCAGAAAAACCAACCGTCCGAATTCAACCGTTTGGAGCGTATACCTATAAAAAATTTGAAGCACTTGAAAAATCCAGTTCCCAGTTTGACATCGGTGCCAACTTTTTTCTTGACGGACACCATGCAAAAATCACTACACAATATTCAACACGACCGGTCTATATCGCTAAAGATAACGTCGATGGGATGAAAGGGGATTTTCTGGTACAGTTGCAAATCTATTTATAA
- a CDS encoding IS1/IS1595 family N-terminal zinc-binding domain-containing protein, with the protein MEILACPKCKNNAIVKSGVINQKQRYLCKKCNYYFTVNKLGKKIDDYYVTKALQLYLEGLSYREIERILGVSHVTVGNWVKEFRVKRLNQGDYHPTYKIFSHLELIEYLKNKEQLSGAGMIITELGDKFMLIKWERFKD; encoded by the coding sequence ATGGAGATTTTAGCCTGTCCGAAATGCAAAAACAACGCAATTGTTAAAAGTGGTGTTATTAATCAAAAACAGAGGTACTTATGTAAAAAATGCAATTATTATTTTACCGTTAACAAATTGGGTAAAAAGATCGATGATTACTATGTTACCAAAGCATTACAGCTCTATCTGGAAGGGTTGAGTTATCGCGAAATAGAGCGTATTTTGGGGGTTTCCCACGTTACGGTAGGCAATTGGGTAAAAGAATTTAGAGTTAAACGGTTAAATCAGGGAGACTATCATCCGACATATAAGATTTTTAGTCATTTGGAGCTGATTGAATACCTGAAAAACAAAGAACAATTGTCGGGAGCAGGAATGATTATTACCGAGTTGGGCGATAAGTTTATGCTGATAAAATGGGAGCGTTTTAAAGATTAG